Proteins encoded in a region of the Solanum dulcamara chromosome 9, daSolDulc1.2, whole genome shotgun sequence genome:
- the LOC129903727 gene encoding uncharacterized protein LOC129903727 isoform X3, with translation MELKAKCLKKAAVPSTLIEHPSPGNLQSTRLALHINDDNSSCWVYIASASRIYRLLIPMENSLLNLGKEDLLIPEQCEVLEASVVNHCPHRSEIQSIVLAETESSGCSILGSVDSYGHLIVSRLDASGDDINRLTYSVSPRDYSVGEGSWAGLCFNPTQWSMAAVAHSFSKTIDVYDQDIHVRTLRPLWNPSSLIFMQNLALGGGSSVLAVGEGCQLTIWDLRMKEKGGCVHRICGSVGDNLYAVCDSSKGTIAAGGADRTVTVYDPRRWTAVSRWLNCSKYEVSKESLKRSPANSILISSEATIE, from the exons ATGGAGTTGAAGGCAAAGTGTTTGAAGAAAGCAGCGGTTCCTTCGACTCTTATAGAGCACCCATCTCCTGGCAACCTTCAGTCTACTCGTCTTGCCCTTCAT ATCAATGATGATAATTCTTCTTGTTGGGTCTACATTGCTTCTGCTTCCCGCATTTACAGACTTCTT ATTCCAATGGAAAATTCATTGCTCAATCTAGGCAAGGAGGACCTTCTAATTCCTGAACAATGTGAG GTTCTAGAGGCTTCAGTGGTCAATCACTGCCCGCATCGATCAGAAATCCAAAGTATAGTGCTAGCTGAAACTGAAA GCTCTGGTTGCTCAATTCTGGGAAGCGTGGATTCTTATGGTCACCTTATTGTCTCTAGATTGGATGCCAGTGGCGACG ATATCAACAGGCTTACATATTCTGTCTCTCCTCGAGATTACAGTGTTGGAGAAGGTAGCTGGGCAGGCCTGTGCTTCAATCCCACTCAATGGTCCATG GCAGCCGTGGCTCACAGTTTCTCTAAAACCATTGATGTCTATGACCAAGATATTCATGTCCGCACATTACGTCC ATTATGGAATCCATCTTCACTTATCTTCATGCAAAATTTGGCTTTAGGCGGTGGAAGTTCTGTATTAGCAGTTGGAGAAGGTTGCCAG CTGACAATATGGGACTTGCGAATGAAAGAAAAGGGTGGTTGTGTGCATCGAATCTGTGGATCTGTAGGAGATAACTTGTATGCAGTCTGTGATTCTTCAAAAGGTACTATTGCGGCAGGTGGAGCTGATCGCACTGTAACTGTCTATGATCCTCGCAG GTGGACAGCAGTGTCGAGATGGCTTAACTGCTCTAAGTATGAG GTATCAAAGGAATCTCTAAAAAGAAGTCCAGCCAATAGTATCCTTATCTCAAGTGAGGCCACAATTGAATGA